A single region of the Neisseriaceae bacterium genome encodes:
- a CDS encoding phosphotransferase yields MQRENNLIDWVQTLYPSQSFQIKFAASDADYRKYYRAIFDNGSSIILMDAPPEKFDMNPYIHVQSLFHSIQVPKIYHVNQKAGFMCLQDFGNDSFISLMLENNSHETHRELLLKSVSELTKLQQISQENKLPLYSKAKLNEEMDLFVTWCIPQYYHKQLNSKQTEIWQQSKDKIVAEILSHANVYVHRDYMIRNLMLLPDQSIGVIDFQDAVWGSICYDIISLTRDAFIYWDEEFTLDIVIHYWQQAKEKNLPVNPSFDAFYRSYEWTGVQRHLKVAGIFTRLKYRDYKDKYISEVPRFIQYLKQTTRRYSELHPLYRLIVELTGEDQDLQQGFTF; encoded by the coding sequence ATGCAACGTGAAAATAATTTAATAGACTGGGTTCAAACACTTTATCCAAGCCAATCTTTCCAAATAAAATTTGCAGCTTCTGATGCTGACTACCGAAAGTATTATAGAGCCATTTTTGACAATGGATCTTCAATTATTCTAATGGATGCCCCTCCCGAAAAATTTGATATGAATCCTTATATTCATGTACAAAGCCTGTTCCATTCTATTCAAGTTCCCAAAATATACCATGTCAATCAAAAAGCTGGCTTCATGTGTTTACAAGACTTTGGTAATGATTCATTTATTAGTTTAATGTTAGAAAATAATTCCCATGAAACACATAGAGAATTATTACTTAAATCAGTTTCAGAACTAACAAAATTACAACAAATCTCTCAAGAAAATAAATTACCCCTCTACTCCAAAGCAAAATTAAATGAAGAAATGGATTTATTTGTGACTTGGTGTATTCCTCAATACTATCATAAGCAGCTTAACAGTAAACAAACCGAAATATGGCAACAATCTAAAGACAAAATAGTAGCAGAAATTTTAAGTCATGCTAATGTATATGTACACAGGGATTATATGATAAGAAACCTAATGCTGTTACCTGACCAATCAATAGGTGTTATCGATTTTCAGGATGCTGTTTGGGGTAGCATTTGCTATGACATTATATCTCTCACACGAGATGCTTTTATTTATTGGGATGAAGAATTTACCTTAGACATAGTCATACATTACTGGCAACAAGCCAAGGAAAAAAATCTACCTGTCAATCCTTCTTTTGATGCTTTTTATCGAAGTTATGAATGGACAGGTGTTCAAAGACACCTCAAGGTAGCCGGTATTTTTACCCGTTTGAAATATAGGGACTACAAAGATAAATATATTTCAGAAGTTCCTAGATTTATTCAGTATTTGAAACAAACAACCCGTCGTTATTCTGAACTACATCCATTATATCGATTAATAGTGGAACTAACAGGAGAAGATCAAGACCTACAACAAGGCTTTACTTTTTAA
- the lptD gene encoding LPS assembly protein LptD: MFRVKKVVWQLLLAQIGLCFSVSLSAPLEGFSDKRVYNKKFINEYNNLTDNNTCSSNGSKFVAIDPIQTSQESPPHSGSVRFTFDKSVEGKGLEEVLVEGNVIVEYDDQVLNANKILYKNNKIITSDPFKLRDGSKIFAGHSLEYDLSTKSGSVDDFKFNSRGNRISLQGEGKKLEILQKNFYRLKNARVNTCNPGDDSWYIEAKEINLDYDHNIGVAKKIKFIFKGVSVMAVPWFDFPLNGSRKSGFLNPIVGIKSGNGLEFGLPYYFNLAPNYDMTITPHLYTKRGIGIDGEFRYLALNFFGRISASFLPSDRVAKKELNKSSRYAFDFQHIQNLTPKISLGIVYNQVSDNHYFKDFGTRTSSAENNNLNRQLWLSYGDQILGGAFFAFLTFQNYQTLQNSSDSTYEPYQLSPQLTLRWSKLLENTAEIDILAQVSNFDHRTKQTGIRSLFYPRVSWNFFNEWGFFRPSLGLHSTYYQLDHYWRVDKDGTKINLPKRHLSRVLPIFSMDAGLIFERPLTFKENHFIQTLEPRIFYTYVPKKEQDQFPNFDSEEVDPTFSNLFRINRFTGYDRISVANNLSYSLLTRFYSSSNGVEFFRTGIGQRIDFGKDNTSLEDGAHSRKISYDTLLFAQSRITDKISLQADLYFNANRKVDNRYVIGLRYNSQFGKLVNLLYKYDRNSSRINRNDNKFEQVDFSFRWPVANKYSIVGRYNYSLSDKKLLEALAGVEYVSECQCWGFNTVFQTYLAEYNKRKNAVFFQLNLRGLGGFGVNPFSELYRSIPGYRLKREVK, from the coding sequence TTGTTTCGAGTAAAAAAAGTTGTGTGGCAGTTATTGCTAGCTCAAATTGGATTATGTTTCAGTGTTAGTTTGTCGGCGCCCTTGGAAGGATTCTCTGATAAAAGAGTATACAATAAGAAATTTATTAATGAATATAATAATTTAACCGATAATAATACTTGCTCATCTAATGGTAGTAAATTTGTAGCTATTGATCCTATTCAAACCAGTCAGGAATCTCCACCTCATAGTGGAAGTGTGCGTTTTACATTTGACAAAAGTGTCGAGGGAAAGGGTTTGGAAGAAGTCTTAGTTGAAGGTAATGTTATCGTTGAGTATGATGATCAAGTCTTAAATGCTAATAAAATTCTTTATAAAAATAATAAAATTATTACTTCAGATCCTTTTAAATTAAGGGATGGTAGTAAAATTTTTGCTGGGCACAGTTTAGAATATGATTTAAGTACCAAATCAGGTAGTGTAGATGATTTTAAGTTTAATAGTCGGGGGAATAGGATATCTCTGCAAGGGGAAGGAAAAAAACTAGAAATTTTGCAAAAAAATTTTTATCGTTTAAAAAATGCACGTGTTAATACTTGTAATCCAGGAGATGATAGTTGGTATATAGAAGCGAAAGAAATTAATTTAGATTATGATCATAATATAGGGGTAGCCAAAAAAATTAAATTTATTTTTAAGGGAGTTTCTGTAATGGCTGTTCCATGGTTTGATTTTCCATTAAATGGTAGTCGAAAAAGTGGGTTTCTGAATCCCATTGTAGGGATTAAGTCAGGAAATGGGTTAGAGTTTGGGTTACCTTATTACTTTAACTTAGCGCCCAATTATGATATGACGATAACACCCCATCTGTACACAAAAAGGGGGATCGGTATTGATGGGGAGTTTAGGTATTTAGCTCTTAATTTCTTTGGTAGAATATCAGCGAGTTTTCTGCCAAGTGATAGAGTTGCAAAAAAAGAATTAAATAAAAGTAGTCGTTATGCTTTTGATTTTCAACATATTCAAAATTTGACACCCAAAATATCTCTGGGCATAGTTTATAATCAAGTATCTGATAATCATTATTTTAAGGATTTTGGTACTAGAACATCTTCTGCAGAGAATAATAACTTAAATCGACAATTATGGTTATCGTATGGCGACCAGATCCTTGGAGGAGCATTTTTTGCATTCTTAACCTTCCAAAATTATCAAACATTACAAAATTCTAGTGATTCAACATATGAGCCGTATCAACTGAGTCCCCAATTGACTCTAAGATGGTCTAAATTACTAGAGAATACAGCAGAAATAGATATTTTGGCACAAGTAAGTAATTTTGATCATCGTACGAAACAAACAGGTATTAGAAGTTTGTTTTATCCCCGAGTGTCTTGGAATTTTTTCAATGAGTGGGGCTTTTTCAGACCTAGTTTGGGACTGCATTCTACTTATTATCAATTAGACCATTATTGGCGAGTCGATAAGGATGGAACAAAAATTAATTTACCAAAAAGACATTTGTCTAGGGTGCTACCTATTTTCAGTATGGATGCTGGATTAATTTTTGAAAGACCTTTGACATTTAAAGAAAATCATTTTATACAAACACTTGAACCTAGGATTTTTTATACATATGTTCCCAAAAAAGAACAGGATCAATTCCCTAATTTTGATAGTGAAGAGGTAGACCCAACCTTTTCAAATCTATTTAGAATCAATAGATTTACTGGTTATGATAGGATTAGTGTTGCTAATAATTTGTCTTATAGTTTGTTAACAAGATTTTATAGTTCAAGTAACGGAGTAGAGTTTTTTAGAACTGGGATAGGTCAACGTATTGACTTTGGAAAAGATAATACGAGTTTAGAGGATGGTGCGCATAGTAGAAAGATCAGTTATGATACATTATTATTTGCTCAAAGTAGAATTACTGATAAAATCTCATTGCAGGCAGATTTATATTTTAATGCTAATCGTAAAGTAGATAATCGTTATGTGATAGGCTTAAGATATAATTCACAATTTGGTAAGCTGGTTAATTTGCTTTATAAATATGATAGAAATAGTTCTCGGATTAATCGAAACGATAACAAATTTGAACAAGTTGATTTTTCTTTTCGATGGCCAGTTGCTAATAAATATTCAATTGTTGGTAGATACAACTATTCTTTATCTGATAAAAAGTTATTAGAGGCCTTGGCAGGAGTTGAGTATGTTAGTGAGTGTCAATGTTGGGGATTTAATACAGTATTTCAAACTTATTTAGCAGAATATAATAAACGAAAAAATGCAGTATTTTTTCAGTTAAATTTGAGAGGTTTAGGCGGTTTTGGAGTGAATCCATTTAGTGAATTGTATCGTTCCATACCGGGTTATCGTCTTAAGAGAGAGGTTAAATAA
- the pdxA gene encoding 4-hydroxythreonine-4-phosphate dehydrogenase PdxA: MKIDQAQIPLAITSGEPAGIGLDICLGILDTKFDYPIEILVDFESLEQRAKELKRYEFLYPYFRGENPNITFKNISVREKVISGQLNVKNASYVLALLDQAVEGIENGVYAGIVTCPIHKGIINASGIPFTGHTEYFQNKAGVEKVVMMLSDGQLNVALVTTHLPLSQVAKTISSELIIKVVRIINQEFKSKFKIHAPRILVTGLNPHAGENGYLGMEEIDVIIPAITHLKNENILVFGPYSSDTVFQKELIESSDVILTMYHDQGLPVIKYASFEKAVNITLGLPYVRTSVDHGTALELAGTGKANASSLIHAINVASHMI; the protein is encoded by the coding sequence ATGAAAATAGATCAAGCTCAGATTCCTTTAGCAATCACAAGTGGAGAGCCTGCTGGAATTGGGCTTGATATTTGTTTAGGTATTCTTGATACTAAGTTTGACTATCCGATTGAGATATTAGTTGATTTTGAATCTTTAGAACAGAGAGCTAAAGAGCTTAAGAGGTATGAGTTCTTGTATCCATACTTCAGAGGAGAGAATCCTAATATTACTTTTAAAAATATATCAGTTCGGGAGAAGGTTATCTCTGGGCAGTTGAATGTTAAAAATGCCTCGTATGTTTTGGCACTCTTAGATCAGGCTGTAGAAGGTATTGAAAATGGCGTTTATGCAGGTATAGTGACCTGTCCAATACATAAAGGGATTATTAACGCAAGTGGTATTCCCTTTACTGGGCATACTGAATATTTTCAAAATAAAGCAGGCGTTGAAAAAGTTGTTATGATGTTGTCTGATGGGCAATTAAATGTTGCCTTGGTAACTACGCATTTACCGTTGAGTCAAGTAGCTAAAACAATTAGTTCTGAACTAATAATAAAAGTTGTTCGTATTATTAATCAGGAATTTAAGTCAAAATTTAAAATACACGCACCCAGAATATTGGTAACAGGATTAAATCCACATGCTGGTGAAAATGGTTATTTGGGAATGGAAGAGATAGATGTGATCATCCCTGCCATAACCCATCTGAAAAACGAAAATATTTTAGTATTCGGTCCTTATTCTTCGGATACAGTATTTCAAAAGGAACTCATTGAAAGTAGTGATGTTATTTTAACAATGTATCATGATCAGGGATTACCAGTTATTAAATATGCTTCATTTGAAAAAGCAGTAAACATTACATTAGGGTTACCGTATGTCAGAACATCTGTTGATCATGGGACAGCTTTGGAATTGGCGGGAACAGGAAAGGCAAATGCTAGTAGTTTAATCCACGCAATTAATGTAGCAAGTCATATGATTTGA
- a CDS encoding ATP-binding cassette domain-containing protein: MVPYIEFRNVTFLYTEKEVLHDINFSVYEGDFVCIIGGSGSGKTTLLKLISGEIYPKKGEVLIKGKSISDFSKAELHKYRKSMGYLFQQGALFTDLNVYDNVAFPIREHTSLCEKEIEAIVENKLLSVDLGGVERLYPAELSGGMIKRVALARAIALNPSLLLYDEPFAGLDPIVLMKIAKLIGRTNQNINATSIMVTHNIRESLPLADKVILLSQNRIVFDGSPEDILKNRNSIVQEFLRAASIPLALLDVGS, encoded by the coding sequence ATGGTGCCTTATATAGAGTTTAGAAATGTTACTTTTTTGTATACAGAAAAGGAGGTATTACATGACATAAATTTTTCTGTATATGAAGGAGATTTTGTTTGTATTATAGGAGGATCAGGTTCAGGGAAAACAACGTTACTGAAATTGATATCTGGTGAAATTTATCCTAAAAAAGGTGAAGTCTTAATAAAAGGAAAATCAATTTCAGATTTTTCAAAAGCTGAACTACATAAGTATCGTAAGAGTATGGGTTATCTATTTCAACAAGGTGCTTTATTTACTGATTTGAATGTATATGATAACGTTGCGTTTCCAATTAGAGAGCATACCTCCTTATGTGAAAAAGAAATCGAAGCTATTGTAGAAAATAAATTACTTTCAGTTGATTTAGGAGGTGTAGAAAGATTATATCCAGCAGAGTTATCGGGGGGTATGATCAAGAGAGTTGCACTAGCAAGGGCAATTGCTTTAAATCCTAGTTTATTATTATATGATGAACCATTTGCAGGTTTAGATCCTATTGTGTTGATGAAAATTGCAAAGTTAATAGGTAGAACAAATCAAAATATTAATGCTACTAGTATCATGGTGACACATAATATCAGAGAATCTTTGCCATTGGCTGACAAAGTTATTTTACTGTCACAAAATAGGATTGTTTTTGATGGAAGCCCTGAAGATATTTTGAAAAATAGAAATTCAATAGTACAGGAATTTTTACGAGCGGCATCTATCCCTTTGGCATTGTTAGATGTAGGAAGTTGA
- a CDS encoding MlaE family lipid ABC transporter permease subunit gives MFGTIRAIGRQVIQFNIQIGQIVLLLFSVLFQSVKNLLKPTLVIKEIYVFGCSSISIIVFCGLFLGLVLGLQAYNSLILFNAESSLGALVGISVLREIGPVLAAILFASSAGSAMTSEIGLMKSTDQLSALEVMGVNPIERVIGPRFLAGIISVPLLTLVYNAFAILGTYLMAVVLYGLDRNIFWGQMQSAISVSYDLSGSIIKSLVFGILISLIAVYNGLYACPTPNGILKATNHTVVWCSLYILVTDFILTVFLFTG, from the coding sequence ATGTTTGGTACGATTAGAGCCATAGGTCGACAGGTAATACAATTTAATATACAAATTGGGCAAATCGTATTATTATTATTTTCGGTATTATTTCAATCAGTTAAAAATTTATTAAAGCCGACATTGGTTATAAAAGAAATTTATGTCTTTGGTTGTTCCTCTATAAGTATTATTGTTTTTTGTGGATTGTTTTTAGGATTAGTTCTGGGACTACAGGCCTATAATTCACTTATTTTGTTTAATGCAGAGTCTAGTTTAGGTGCCTTGGTCGGTATTTCTGTATTAAGAGAGATAGGGCCAGTTTTAGCTGCTATTTTATTTGCAAGTAGTGCTGGCAGTGCTATGACGAGTGAAATAGGTTTAATGAAGAGTACAGATCAGTTAAGTGCATTAGAGGTAATGGGCGTAAACCCCATTGAGAGGGTTATAGGGCCTAGATTTCTGGCAGGTATTATTTCCGTACCACTTTTAACTTTGGTATATAATGCTTTTGCTATACTAGGAACATATTTAATGGCAGTGGTATTGTATGGATTGGACAGAAACATCTTTTGGGGACAAATGCAATCTGCCATTTCGGTATCTTATGATTTATCAGGATCCATCATTAAGTCACTAGTATTTGGTATATTAATTTCCTTGATTGCAGTTTACAATGGATTGTATGCTTGTCCAACTCCTAATGGAATTTTAAAAGCAACCAATCACACGGTTGTATGGTGTTCATTGTATATTTTGGTAACAGATTTTATATTAACAGTATTTTTATTTACGGGTTAA
- the mlaD gene encoding outer membrane lipid asymmetry maintenance protein MlaD, which translates to MREKHIEFSVGLLVVLSFFAIIFLCMKVAGDKYHFVSDEGSYQVFSYFNNIGNLKIGAPVRASGVLVGRVNNITLDVKSYQAKVELSINKQYSFSQDTSASILTMGILGEQYIGLQQGGDTDNLQPGDTISVTNSAVVIEELLNKIVVNFLGQIRK; encoded by the coding sequence ATGAGAGAAAAACATATTGAGTTCTCTGTTGGGTTACTGGTGGTTTTGAGCTTTTTTGCTATTATTTTTTTGTGCATGAAGGTAGCTGGGGATAAATACCATTTTGTTTCGGATGAAGGTAGTTACCAGGTATTTTCTTATTTTAACAATATCGGTAATTTGAAGATAGGTGCTCCTGTTAGGGCATCAGGCGTTTTAGTAGGTAGAGTGAATAACATCACTTTAGATGTCAAAAGCTATCAAGCAAAAGTTGAATTATCTATCAATAAACAGTATTCTTTTTCTCAAGACACTTCCGCCTCTATATTAACAATGGGGATATTAGGAGAACAGTACATTGGGTTACAGCAAGGAGGAGATACTGATAACTTACAACCGGGGGACACAATTAGTGTAACAAATTCTGCAGTTGTTATCGAGGAATTATTAAATAAAATTGTTGTTAATTTTTTAGGTCAAATAAGAAAATGA
- a CDS encoding YbgC/FadM family acyl-CoA thioesterase, giving the protein MVIFKTVIKVRGFHLDLYRHVNNARYLEFLEEARWDMIDSTDILSDLHCKHLGFVIVNININYRSPAVFGDELEIQSKIKKFSERKGVIEQIIINSKTNCIVLDAMVTYVILDLNTQKVGQLDDDLMQRFSKLVEEE; this is encoded by the coding sequence ATGGTGATTTTTAAAACTGTTATCAAGGTTAGAGGCTTTCATTTAGATTTATACCGTCATGTTAATAATGCAAGATATTTGGAGTTTTTGGAAGAAGCTAGATGGGACATGATTGATAGTACCGATATTCTGTCAGACTTACATTGTAAGCATTTAGGGTTTGTAATTGTTAATATCAATATTAACTATCGATCCCCTGCAGTGTTTGGTGATGAACTTGAGATACAATCAAAAATTAAAAAATTTAGTGAGAGGAAAGGTGTTATAGAGCAGATAATTATTAATTCTAAAACAAACTGTATAGTATTAGATGCTATGGTTACATATGTAATTTTGGATTTAAATACCCAAAAAGTTGGCCAGTTAGATGACGATTTAATGCAACGATTTTCTAAGTTAGTTGAAGAAGAATAA
- a CDS encoding PHP domain-containing protein translates to MQIDLHFHSNFSDGIYTPKELIERANENHAELLALTDHDNIGGLEEARIVSDKLGIAFVNGVEISVTWRNKVIHVIGLDFDLDYLPLIRLIDEIRSVRLKRLSLISEKLENIGIRGVYQGALELSSHPDTVGRRHMAEYLVSQGVVSSIQQAFNKYLGEGKKGYVKTEWGSLQEVVRLIVEAGGIAVLAHPLRYNLTLAKIRQFLDEFIVYGGQGIEVGCSGHDYNEIMTVSLLAEQYNLLASSGSDFHGHEYGCHRKIGVTPDLPIECRPIWDVFKFN, encoded by the coding sequence ATGCAAATAGATTTACATTTTCATTCAAACTTTTCTGATGGAATTTATACCCCAAAAGAATTGATAGAGCGAGCTAATGAGAATCATGCTGAATTATTAGCTTTAACTGATCATGACAATATAGGTGGTCTAGAAGAAGCAAGAATTGTATCAGACAAACTGGGTATAGCATTTGTTAATGGGGTAGAAATTTCTGTTACTTGGCGCAATAAAGTCATACATGTGATTGGACTTGATTTTGACCTGGATTACCTTCCCTTAATAAGATTAATTGATGAAATTAGAAGTGTAAGACTAAAACGCCTTTCCTTAATATCTGAGAAATTAGAAAATATTGGAATTCGTGGTGTGTACCAAGGTGCTTTAGAATTATCTTCACATCCTGATACGGTAGGTAGAAGACATATGGCAGAATATTTGGTCAGTCAGGGAGTTGTATCTTCTATTCAACAAGCTTTCAATAAGTACCTAGGGGAAGGGAAGAAAGGCTATGTTAAAACGGAATGGGGTTCGTTACAAGAAGTCGTAAGATTAATTGTAGAGGCAGGAGGGATAGCTGTGCTGGCTCACCCTTTACGCTACAATTTGACCCTAGCCAAAATACGTCAGTTCCTAGATGAATTTATTGTTTATGGTGGGCAAGGTATAGAAGTAGGTTGTAGTGGTCATGATTATAATGAGATAATGACAGTTTCATTGTTAGCTGAGCAATATAATTTATTAGCTTCTTCAGGTAGTGACTTTCATGGGCATGAATATGGTTGTCATAGAAAAATAGGTGTGACACCTGATTTGCCAATAGAATGTCGTCCCATATGGGATGTATTTAAATTTAACTAG
- a CDS encoding site-2 protease family protein has protein sequence MDIADIIYKVCVYTIPMVLAVTVHETAHGYVAKKNGDDTAKNAGRLTLNPLAHIDPIGTVVLPLLLLVLKVPFLFGWAKPVPINPSRFKDYRKGMRQVAASGPLSNLLMVFVWAALFVGTSYLSKNQDSNLVSFIREMSQFGIVINAVLCVFNLMPIPPLDGSRVISSYLSPEAYSQYMKLEPYGLWIVIAALFLGLFQVIWPIVGWIIRMAITFFDNIFQWII, from the coding sequence ATGGATATAGCAGATATCATTTATAAAGTTTGTGTGTATACTATTCCTATGGTTTTGGCAGTTACTGTGCATGAAACAGCACATGGTTATGTAGCCAAGAAAAATGGTGATGATACAGCAAAAAATGCAGGGAGGTTAACATTAAATCCGTTGGCTCATATAGATCCAATAGGGACAGTTGTGTTACCACTACTTTTATTAGTTCTGAAAGTGCCCTTTTTATTCGGATGGGCCAAGCCTGTACCGATCAACCCTTCCCGATTCAAAGACTACCGAAAAGGGATGAGGCAAGTTGCAGCCTCAGGCCCTTTATCTAACTTACTTATGGTATTTGTTTGGGCTGCACTCTTTGTTGGCACTTCTTACCTATCAAAAAATCAAGACTCTAATTTAGTATCCTTCATCAGGGAAATGTCCCAATTTGGTATTGTTATTAATGCAGTGTTATGTGTGTTTAATCTGATGCCTATTCCACCTTTAGATGGAAGTCGTGTCATCAGTAGTTATTTGAGTCCAGAAGCTTATAGTCAATATATGAAGTTAGAGCCGTATGGTCTTTGGATAGTAATAGCCGCCTTGTTTTTAGGTTTATTCCAGGTGATATGGCCGATTGTTGGTTGGATAATCCGGATGGCGATTACATTTTTTGATAATATTTTTCAATGGATTATATAG
- a CDS encoding 3-deoxy-7-phosphoheptulonate synthase, translated as MDYIVIVTKQKINDINVEANVPIVTPRELKDKLPLSPTARTLVSESRQIVKNILDHRDYRLFVVVGPCSIHDYKAAIEYAQRLKKLSDRVKDTLFLIMRVYFEKPRTTVGWKGLINDPYLNDTFKIEDGLHLSRRLLLEIAHIGIPASTEALDPISPQYLQDLISWSAIGARTTESQTHRELASGLSSAVGFKNGTDGGLAVALNALKSVANAHHFLGINQEGRVSRVKTRGNPYAHIVLRGGDNKTNYDSVNVTLVEERLRKAGLSTNIMIDCSHENSNKRAELQPLVVDNIINQILNGNQSICALMIESNLEWGNQSIPEDLSQLKYGVSITDACIDWKTTEDVILKVYDRLKDTLPKRFSF; from the coding sequence ATGGATTATATAGTGATTGTAACTAAACAAAAAATTAATGATATTAATGTTGAGGCGAATGTACCAATTGTTACGCCACGAGAATTAAAAGATAAATTACCATTGTCTCCTACAGCTCGTACATTAGTATCAGAAAGTCGGCAAATTGTAAAAAATATTTTAGATCATAGGGATTATCGATTGTTTGTTGTTGTGGGGCCTTGTTCTATCCATGATTATAAAGCAGCAATAGAATATGCACAGCGATTAAAAAAACTCTCAGATAGAGTTAAAGATACACTTTTTTTAATTATGCGAGTATATTTTGAAAAGCCAAGAACAACTGTTGGTTGGAAGGGCTTGATTAATGATCCTTATTTGAATGATACATTCAAGATTGAAGATGGCCTACATTTAAGTAGAAGGTTACTGCTAGAAATTGCACATATAGGGATACCTGCTTCGACCGAGGCATTAGATCCGATCTCTCCTCAATATTTGCAAGATTTGATTAGTTGGTCCGCCATTGGTGCAAGAACAACTGAGTCTCAGACACATAGGGAATTAGCATCGGGCTTATCTTCAGCGGTAGGATTTAAAAATGGAACTGATGGTGGCCTAGCTGTTGCTTTGAATGCTTTAAAATCCGTTGCCAATGCACATCATTTTTTAGGTATTAATCAGGAAGGTAGGGTTTCTCGTGTTAAAACAAGAGGTAATCCGTATGCACATATTGTTTTAAGAGGGGGGGATAATAAAACAAATTATGATTCTGTCAATGTGACGTTGGTGGAGGAAAGATTGAGAAAAGCAGGGTTATCAACTAATATTATGATTGATTGTTCACATGAGAATTCCAATAAAAGAGCAGAGTTGCAGCCTTTAGTGGTGGATAATATTATTAATCAAATTTTAAATGGTAATCAATCTATTTGTGCTTTAATGATAGAAAGTAATTTAGAGTGGGGCAATCAATCAATACCAGAAGACTTATCCCAATTAAAATATGGGGTTTCCATAACAGATGCTTGTATTGATTGGAAAACAACCGAAGATGTTATTTTAAAAGTATATGACAGATTAAAAGATACTTTGCCTAAACGTTTTTCATTTTAG
- a CDS encoding BolA/IbaG family iron-sulfur metabolism protein has product MQLEELTNLIQQIIPCTYIEVDGDGYHFFVKIVSQKFESLSRLQRHRLIKDSLKEQIASNELHALSIIVAATPEEWELKSMQLK; this is encoded by the coding sequence ATGCAGTTAGAAGAATTAACCAATCTTATTCAACAAATAATACCATGCACCTACATAGAAGTTGATGGAGACGGATATCACTTTTTTGTGAAGATTGTGTCACAAAAATTTGAAAGTTTAAGTCGTTTACAAAGACATCGACTAATTAAAGATAGCCTAAAAGAACAAATTGCCAGTAACGAGCTACACGCCTTGTCTATTATAGTAGCGGCGACACCTGAAGAATGGGAACTAAAAAGTATGCAACTAAAATGA
- a CDS encoding metal-dependent hydrolase, producing MNNLYGIYTLFKKEVLRFSKVGLQTLGAPIVSSLLYLLIFSNVLQDKINIYPGVSYMQFLIPGLIMMGIMQNAFANTSSSLIQSKIAENIIFILLPPLSNLGFFIAFVGAALIRGLMVGLGIFICALIFVPTIPIYGLLWIVLFAIISGATLGTLGLIAGIVAEKFDQTSLFQNFIIMPLTFLSGVFYSIQKLPTFWYTISQVNPFFYLVDGFRYGFFGQSDIQPSISLEISLVFFMSLTIIAILVLKSGYKLRS from the coding sequence ATGAATAATTTATACGGTATCTACACCCTTTTCAAAAAAGAAGTTCTACGCTTTTCCAAGGTAGGTCTGCAGACTCTTGGTGCCCCTATCGTTTCCTCCTTACTGTATCTACTGATTTTTTCTAATGTGCTACAAGATAAAATCAATATTTATCCTGGGGTTAGTTATATGCAATTTCTTATTCCTGGTCTAATTATGATGGGTATTATGCAAAATGCCTTTGCTAATACTTCTAGTAGTTTAATTCAATCTAAAATTGCAGAAAACATTATTTTTATCTTACTCCCACCTTTATCCAATTTAGGATTTTTTATTGCTTTTGTAGGAGCCGCACTAATAAGAGGACTAATGGTTGGGCTGGGAATCTTTATTTGTGCTTTGATATTCGTACCAACTATTCCCATCTACGGACTATTATGGATAGTTTTATTTGCTATTATCAGTGGAGCAACATTGGGGACATTGGGCTTAATAGCCGGTATTGTCGCTGAAAAATTCGATCAAACATCATTGTTTCAAAATTTTATTATTATGCCACTGACTTTTCTGTCAGGTGTTTTTTATTCTATACAAAAACTACCCACATTCTGGTACACAATTAGCCAAGTCAACCCCTTCTTTTATTTGGTTGATGGTTTTAGATATGGTTTTTTTGGACAATCTGATATACAACCTTCTATTTCTTTAGAGATCTCCTTAGTTTTTTTTATGTCATTAACAATAATCGCCATACTAGTATTAAAATCAGGCTATAAACTAAGGTCCTAA